A genome region from Thermomonospora amylolytica includes the following:
- a CDS encoding class II glutamine amidotransferase, with the protein MCRWMAYSGEPILAEELLFRPVHSLIDQSLHSRLGVETTNGDGFGIGWYGEGPVPAVFKSIDPAWNDRNLREISRQIRTPLLFAHIRASTGTPVQRSNCHPFRYDRWLWMHNGAIAGFHDLKRDMMLAVDPSLYAEIEGSTDSEALFHLALTYGLAEDPPSAVARAIGFVEDLARRHGVADPLQMTVATSDGESIWIFRYSSERRTRSLFYSTDIAQLRRLHPELEVLYRLGTGTRFVVSEPLRDLTGAWNEVPESSYAVLHPGEQQILPLRPVEPG; encoded by the coding sequence ATGTGCAGATGGATGGCCTACTCGGGTGAGCCGATCCTCGCCGAGGAACTGCTCTTCCGGCCGGTGCACTCCCTCATCGACCAGAGCCTGCACTCCCGGCTCGGGGTCGAGACCACCAACGGCGACGGCTTCGGCATCGGGTGGTACGGGGAGGGACCGGTGCCCGCCGTGTTCAAGAGCATCGATCCGGCCTGGAACGACCGGAACCTGCGGGAGATCTCCCGGCAGATCCGCACGCCCCTGCTGTTCGCGCACATCCGCGCCTCGACCGGCACCCCCGTGCAGCGCAGCAACTGCCACCCGTTCCGGTACGACCGCTGGCTGTGGATGCACAACGGGGCCATAGCCGGATTCCACGACCTCAAGCGCGACATGATGCTGGCGGTGGACCCGTCGCTGTACGCCGAGATCGAGGGGTCGACCGACTCCGAGGCGCTGTTCCATCTGGCCCTCACGTACGGGCTGGCCGAGGACCCGCCGAGCGCGGTCGCCCGCGCCATCGGCTTCGTGGAGGACCTCGCCCGCCGCCATGGCGTCGCCGACCCGCTCCAGATGACCGTGGCCACGAGCGACGGCGAGTCGATCTGGATCTTCCGCTACTCCAGCGAGAGGCGCACGAGATCCCTGTTCTACTCCACCGACATCGCGCAGTTGCGCAGGCTCCACCCCGAACTCGAGGTCCTTTACCGGCTCGGAACCGGCACACGGTTCGTCGTCTCCGAGCCTCTGCGTGATCTCACCGGCGCCTGGAACGAGGTCCCGGAAAGCTCGTACGCGGTCCTCCACCCGGGCGAGCAGCAGATCCTGCCGCTGCGCCCCGTCGAACCCGGATGA
- a CDS encoding HdeD family acid-resistance protein, whose protein sequence is MRPESGAWTVGVTVGVLSALLGLVIVAWPDATIKVVAVLFGLKLVIHGVYRIVQAVLANEAGGGVRVLFTLLGVLSLGIGVLVLRAPLQTVELLALLFGLFWLITGTVGLVNALTERSGPGRGGAAFLAVASVVAGLVLLLWPAITLTALTWLFGLWLITWGLLTAALALWIRHADRRLAQAAR, encoded by the coding sequence ATGCGGCCGGAGAGCGGGGCGTGGACGGTCGGGGTGACCGTGGGCGTCCTGTCGGCGCTGCTGGGCCTGGTCATCGTGGCGTGGCCGGACGCCACCATCAAGGTGGTGGCCGTGCTCTTCGGCCTGAAGCTGGTGATCCACGGTGTGTACCGGATCGTGCAGGCCGTCCTGGCGAACGAGGCGGGCGGGGGCGTCCGCGTCCTGTTCACCCTGCTGGGCGTGCTGTCGCTGGGCATCGGTGTGCTGGTGCTGCGCGCGCCCCTGCAGACGGTCGAGTTGCTGGCGCTGCTCTTCGGTCTGTTCTGGCTGATCACCGGCACCGTCGGGCTCGTCAACGCGCTGACGGAACGATCCGGCCCGGGGCGTGGCGGGGCCGCCTTCCTGGCGGTCGCGAGCGTGGTCGCGGGGCTCGTCCTGCTGCTGTGGCCCGCGATCACTTTGACCGCGCTGACGTGGCTGTTCGGCCTGTGGCTCATCACCTGGGGACTGCTGACCGCGGCGCTCGCCCTGTGGATCCGGCACGCCGACAGGCGGCTGGCGCAAGCGGCGCGATGA
- a CDS encoding alpha/beta hydrolase, with the protein MAQDTPKPSAGSSSDEHPDAVDRPAGTVEAGQPSAAAGTAAAERPRSSPKTRKHRKLLFVTLPGCWGALVLACLSFTPSLLPRGGLLQGLVCGISAAIGYGLGVLAAFVWRAFADREPRPPRRRAWPAFLVAALVLFGVSFGFGQYWQHQIRELMGVRDHSIPLVIASPFVAALVFCLLLLTGRGVRGLYRWAAKLLRRWIGPRAASTVGWILVAGLVYSIVTGVLLNGFISAANETFSLRDTTTPEGARQPATGLRSGGPGSLVPWDSLGRQGRDFIGTGPSPSDIAGFTHRPATEPIRAYAGLESSGDTESRAALAVADLSRAGGFQRENLLVVTTTGSGWVDPASVDTFEYLSGGDSAIVAIQYSYLPSWISYLVDQSKAREAGRELFDAVYDHWSRLPADERPRLFVAGESLGSFGGETAFSGEYDLRNRTAGTLFAGPPNFNTLFREFSDDRDTGSPEVQPVYENGRTVRFTNDPGTGIPPAGRPWNGSRVLYLMHPSDPIVWWSPRLVLGEPDWIGQAPGRDVLEGMVWIPFVTFWQVTADLPFATGVPAGHGHTYTTEYVDGWNAVMRPAGVTDQDLAALRTIIAAGG; encoded by the coding sequence ATGGCGCAGGACACACCGAAGCCGTCGGCTGGTTCGTCATCGGATGAGCATCCGGATGCGGTGGACCGGCCTGCCGGTACGGTCGAAGCAGGTCAGCCGTCCGCGGCCGCCGGTACCGCAGCGGCCGAACGCCCACGGTCGTCGCCGAAGACCCGGAAACACCGGAAGCTGCTCTTTGTCACGCTTCCCGGCTGCTGGGGCGCGCTCGTTCTCGCGTGTCTGTCCTTCACCCCGTCGCTGCTGCCGCGCGGCGGTCTCCTGCAGGGCCTGGTCTGCGGCATCAGCGCAGCCATCGGCTACGGGCTCGGGGTGCTCGCCGCGTTCGTGTGGCGCGCCTTCGCCGATCGGGAACCACGGCCTCCACGGCGCCGGGCCTGGCCCGCCTTCCTCGTCGCCGCGCTCGTCCTGTTCGGTGTCTCGTTCGGGTTCGGGCAGTACTGGCAGCACCAGATCCGCGAACTGATGGGGGTGAGGGACCACAGCATTCCGCTCGTCATCGCCTCGCCCTTCGTCGCGGCACTGGTCTTCTGCCTTCTCCTGCTGACCGGACGCGGCGTTCGCGGCCTGTACCGCTGGGCCGCGAAACTCCTCCGGCGCTGGATCGGGCCGCGCGCCGCGTCCACGGTCGGCTGGATCCTGGTCGCCGGCCTGGTGTACTCGATCGTCACCGGGGTGCTGCTCAACGGATTCATCAGCGCCGCCAACGAGACGTTCTCACTGCGCGACACGACGACCCCGGAGGGGGCGCGCCAACCCGCGACGGGCCTGCGCTCGGGCGGACCGGGATCGCTCGTGCCGTGGGATTCGCTCGGCAGGCAGGGGCGCGATTTCATCGGCACCGGCCCCTCGCCGTCCGACATCGCCGGGTTCACCCACCGGCCGGCGACGGAGCCGATCCGGGCGTACGCGGGACTGGAATCGTCCGGCGACACCGAGTCCCGGGCCGCTCTGGCGGTCGCCGACCTGAGCCGTGCGGGCGGCTTCCAGCGGGAGAACCTGCTCGTGGTGACGACGACCGGCAGCGGCTGGGTCGACCCGGCGTCGGTGGACACGTTCGAGTACCTCAGCGGCGGCGACTCGGCGATCGTGGCGATCCAGTACTCCTACCTGCCGTCCTGGATCTCCTACCTGGTCGACCAGTCCAAGGCCCGCGAGGCGGGCCGGGAACTCTTCGACGCGGTCTACGACCACTGGTCGAGGCTCCCTGCGGACGAACGGCCCCGGTTGTTCGTCGCCGGGGAGAGCCTGGGGTCGTTCGGCGGCGAGACCGCCTTCAGCGGGGAGTACGACCTGCGCAACCGCACGGCGGGCACGCTGTTCGCGGGTCCCCCCAATTTCAACACGCTGTTCCGGGAATTCAGTGACGACCGTGACACCGGCAGCCCGGAGGTCCAGCCCGTGTACGAGAACGGGAGGACCGTGCGGTTCACGAATGATCCGGGTACGGGGATCCCACCGGCGGGCCGGCCCTGGAACGGCAGCCGGGTCCTCTACCTGATGCATCCGTCCGATCCGATCGTCTGGTGGAGTCCACGCCTCGTCCTCGGTGAACCGGACTGGATCGGCCAGGCTCCGGGCAGGGACGTGCTCGAGGGGATGGTCTGGATACCGTTCGTGACCTTCTGGCAGGTCACCGCCGACCTTCCGTTCGCCACCGGGGTCCCGGCCGGCCACGGCCACACGTACACGACCGAATACGTCGACGGATGGAACGCCGTCATGCGGCCCGCCGGCGTCACCGACCAGGACCTCGCCGCTCTCCGGACCATCATCGCGGCCGGCGGATGA
- a CDS encoding CPBP family intramembrane glutamic endopeptidase, with translation MAVGLTVVVLVVANLLNNRWASSFVLLTAVVVSALLLGVLFWAGGTWADAGLDLAALGRGARWASALIGLVGVVYLVGALLPATRHLFWDQRYSGLTGGQVALRMLVTVPFGTVLLEEVAFRGVLYGLVRRARGVVWATAVSSVLFGLWHILPSLRLATAKPVLTSVFGHSALGAALVDAGAVVFTAAAGVLLCELRRRSGSLLAPMGLHWAVNAFGYLAGFLLR, from the coding sequence GTGGCCGTGGGCCTCACCGTCGTCGTGCTCGTGGTCGCCAACCTGCTCAACAACCGTTGGGCATCCTCGTTCGTGCTGCTGACCGCGGTCGTGGTCAGTGCATTGCTGCTGGGTGTGCTCTTCTGGGCCGGGGGCACGTGGGCGGACGCGGGCCTGGATCTCGCCGCGCTCGGGCGCGGGGCGCGCTGGGCGTCGGCGCTGATCGGGCTGGTCGGCGTGGTGTACCTGGTCGGGGCGCTGCTGCCGGCCACCCGTCACCTGTTCTGGGACCAGCGCTATAGCGGGCTGACCGGTGGGCAGGTGGCGTTGCGGATGCTGGTCACGGTTCCGTTCGGCACGGTGCTGCTGGAGGAGGTCGCCTTTCGGGGCGTGCTGTACGGCTTGGTGCGCCGGGCCCGTGGGGTGGTGTGGGCGACGGCGGTGTCCAGCGTGCTGTTCGGGTTGTGGCACATCCTGCCGTCGCTGCGCCTGGCGACCGCCAAGCCCGTGCTGACATCGGTGTTCGGCCACTCCGCGCTCGGTGCCGCCCTGGTCGACGCGGGCGCGGTGGTGTTCACCGCGGCCGCGGGCGTGCTCTTGTGCGAGCTGCGCCGCCGCAGCGGCAGCCTGCTGGCGCCGATGGGCCTGCACTGGGCCGTCAACGCGTTCGGTTATCTGGCCGGCTTCCTGTTGCGGTGA
- a CDS encoding DUF6247 family protein, with protein sequence MTAQPDDFAPGRAPEPEKNLRAIRAALVVPEDREAFDAGLKAVLDEVRVSLDLGALNDFVHRWWISACDSVRDPEGRRQMHARARQVLAEEAPAPQGRPWREVLAERQNGR encoded by the coding sequence ATGACCGCGCAGCCGGATGACTTCGCCCCTGGGCGTGCGCCCGAGCCGGAGAAGAACCTGCGCGCCATCCGGGCCGCCTTGGTGGTGCCCGAGGACCGCGAGGCGTTCGACGCCGGGCTCAAGGCGGTGCTCGACGAGGTCCGCGTGAGCCTGGATCTCGGCGCGCTGAACGACTTCGTACACCGCTGGTGGATCTCCGCCTGCGACTCGGTGCGAGATCCCGAAGGACGCCGGCAGATGCACGCCCGCGCCCGTCAGGTCCTCGCCGAAGAGGCGCCGGCCCCGCAGGGAAGGCCATGGCGCGAGGTCCTCGCCGAGCGGCAGAACGGACGATAG
- a CDS encoding tetratricopeptide repeat protein translates to MNADELDRRARTYDGWIPPWLVSLLIEQGHIDEVRLQARNGDWFCARAWAQTLIEQGQRDAALDVLAPFVDAGWAGAAREVADILDGWGRAEEAIALVRPYAETGERLALEHLARLLDRSGRKDEAFELLRPHTEDWFLAEALVDVTAGLGRDEEVAGLLEAHVEALRQSDEWWCAEPMNAVELLARVRERQGRIDEAVALLHTTRLGPINGRDQLADLLVRHGRENELRDYVAGKGGENAAYHLVEFLEERGDVEGAIEVLRPFAANGSRNSSMALAELLTRHGRADEAIEVLLPVPSSVGGDCGCALRMLWTLMADHGRADEALAVIDDLAAQAGDMSWELFHERARLLTYCGRTEQAITEVRAHPEADTWYGAGLLSDLLTDAGRLDEAIAVLQSPPSASGGNENRLAELLIRRGRVKDAITVLHHPKSVSPIDADPWVSVSESETPPF, encoded by the coding sequence GTGAACGCCGACGAGCTTGACCGACGCGCCCGCACCTACGACGGTTGGATCCCGCCCTGGCTGGTCTCATTGCTGATCGAGCAGGGCCACATTGACGAGGTGCGGCTGCAGGCCCGCAACGGGGATTGGTTCTGCGCGCGTGCGTGGGCGCAGACGTTGATCGAACAGGGCCAACGGGATGCGGCCCTGGACGTGCTGGCTCCCTTCGTGGACGCGGGCTGGGCCGGCGCGGCCAGAGAGGTCGCCGACATCCTCGACGGCTGGGGACGCGCGGAGGAAGCGATCGCTCTGGTCCGCCCGTACGCGGAGACCGGCGAACGGCTCGCCCTGGAACATCTGGCGAGGCTGCTGGATCGGAGCGGCCGTAAGGACGAGGCGTTCGAGCTGTTGCGCCCGCACACCGAGGACTGGTTCCTCGCCGAGGCTCTGGTCGACGTCACCGCCGGCCTGGGCCGGGACGAGGAGGTGGCCGGCCTGCTGGAGGCGCACGTCGAGGCCCTGCGCCAATCCGACGAGTGGTGGTGCGCGGAGCCCATGAACGCCGTGGAGCTGCTGGCCAGGGTGCGCGAGCGGCAGGGGCGGATCGATGAGGCGGTGGCCCTGTTGCACACCACCCGCCTGGGACCGATCAACGGCCGCGACCAGCTCGCCGACCTGCTGGTCCGCCATGGCAGAGAGAACGAACTGCGGGACTACGTCGCCGGGAAAGGCGGTGAGAATGCGGCCTATCACCTGGTCGAATTCCTGGAAGAACGCGGAGACGTGGAAGGCGCCATCGAGGTGCTTCGACCGTTCGCCGCGAACGGATCGAGGAATTCGTCGATGGCGCTCGCCGAACTGCTGACCCGGCACGGCAGGGCCGACGAGGCGATCGAGGTCCTGCTGCCCGTGCCGAGTTCGGTGGGCGGCGACTGCGGATGCGCCCTCCGGATGCTGTGGACGCTGATGGCCGACCACGGCCGTGCCGATGAGGCGCTCGCGGTCATCGACGATCTCGCCGCACAGGCCGGCGACATGTCGTGGGAACTGTTCCACGAACGTGCCCGCCTGCTGACCTACTGCGGCCGCACGGAGCAGGCGATCACGGAGGTGCGAGCACATCCCGAGGCCGACACCTGGTACGGAGCAGGACTCCTCTCCGACCTACTGACCGATGCCGGCCGGCTGGACGAGGCCATCGCGGTCCTGCAGTCGCCCCCCAGCGCCAGCGGAGGCAACGAGAACCGCCTGGCCGAACTGCTCATCCGCCGAGGACGCGTCAAGGACGCCATAACCGTCCTGCACCACCCGAAATCCGTCTCCCCGATCGACGCAGATCCCTGGGTCTCGGTAAGCGAGTCGGAGACGCCGCCCTTCTGA
- a CDS encoding suppressor of fused domain protein — protein MLVYQNWEAIDAVLKERYGDVPRLEWAPPVPYRPMGPTPVGRFVTNLIVVYPRTTPVPHWHLIGYALTAPYEERGYEFTLRVPRRPEDGDAPPNWAMHEMEQLASYVSRSGNDFAVGHFLEIRDPIDPEVPDSAIRAGGFALDPELGVLDTAIGRITFLQFVGITEDELHSAQAWNVEGLLGALQPHLPLLVTDLHRSSLAHLPDVVRAVEEGARREGSGTGYLFLHQLDAQVGGQAGGVRVTMGAQHVPQFTRVLPGRIPHGAPLILRAGHRAPVVFLPGQEFSYNDTDQALEIFIPADASRQLAAAVTATPGDYRVPSLPELTITIEP, from the coding sequence ATGCTCGTCTACCAGAACTGGGAAGCGATCGACGCGGTGCTGAAGGAGCGTTACGGGGACGTCCCGCGGCTGGAATGGGCTCCGCCGGTGCCGTACCGGCCGATGGGGCCGACGCCGGTGGGGCGGTTCGTCACCAATCTCATCGTGGTGTATCCGCGGACCACGCCCGTCCCGCACTGGCATCTCATCGGGTACGCGCTGACCGCCCCCTACGAGGAGCGCGGTTACGAGTTCACGCTGCGGGTGCCGCGCCGCCCCGAGGACGGCGACGCCCCGCCCAACTGGGCGATGCACGAAATGGAACAGCTGGCCTCGTACGTCTCCCGCAGCGGCAACGATTTCGCCGTCGGGCATTTCCTCGAAATCCGGGACCCGATCGACCCCGAGGTCCCGGACTCGGCGATCCGGGCCGGCGGGTTCGCGCTGGACCCCGAGCTGGGGGTGCTGGACACCGCGATCGGGCGGATCACGTTCCTGCAGTTCGTCGGGATCACCGAAGACGAACTGCACTCCGCCCAGGCGTGGAACGTGGAGGGCCTGCTGGGCGCGCTGCAGCCGCATCTGCCGCTGCTGGTCACCGACCTGCACCGGTCCTCGCTGGCGCACCTGCCCGACGTGGTGCGGGCGGTGGAGGAGGGGGCCCGCAGGGAGGGCTCCGGCACCGGCTACCTGTTCCTGCACCAGCTCGACGCCCAGGTCGGCGGGCAGGCGGGCGGGGTGCGGGTGACCATGGGAGCCCAGCACGTGCCGCAGTTCACCCGGGTGCTGCCGGGCCGGATCCCGCACGGCGCCCCGCTGATCCTGCGGGCCGGGCACCGCGCCCCGGTGGTGTTCCTGCCGGGTCAGGAGTTCTCCTACAACGACACCGACCAGGCGCTGGAGATCTTCATCCCGGCGGACGCCAGCAGGCAGCTGGCCGCCGCGGTGACCGCGACGCCCGGGGACTACCGCGTTCCGTCGCTGCCCGAGCTGACCATCACCATCGAGCCCTGA
- a CDS encoding NAD-dependent protein deacetylase: MTQAVGAGRATGFELLADLVADGDVVVLSGAGLSTESGIPDYRGETGRRRRATPMTYQTFVGSAEARRRYWARSHLGWRHVARAAPNAGHRAVAELQRRGLVTGIITQNVDGLHQAAGATGVIELHGSLDRVRCLDCGERTPRDDLDRRLREANPGWAARAAEFNPDGDAVLTDEEVAAFRIVDCAGCGGVLKPDVIFFGENVPPDRVRTCYDLTERAGVLLVLGSSLTVMSGYRFVRHADRHAVPVAIVNQGPTRGDGHATVILDAPLGATLTALVARLTSR; the protein is encoded by the coding sequence ATGACGCAGGCTGTCGGCGCCGGACGGGCCACCGGGTTCGAGCTGCTGGCCGATCTGGTCGCCGACGGCGACGTGGTGGTGCTGAGCGGCGCCGGGCTGTCCACCGAGTCCGGGATCCCCGACTACCGGGGCGAGACCGGCCGCAGGCGGCGGGCGACGCCGATGACGTACCAGACGTTCGTCGGCAGTGCGGAGGCCCGCCGGCGGTACTGGGCGCGCAGCCATCTGGGCTGGCGGCACGTGGCCCGCGCCGCCCCCAACGCCGGGCACCGCGCCGTCGCCGAGCTGCAGCGGCGCGGGCTGGTCACCGGGATCATCACCCAGAACGTGGACGGCCTGCACCAGGCCGCCGGGGCCACCGGCGTGATCGAGCTGCACGGCAGCCTGGACCGGGTCCGCTGCCTGGACTGCGGCGAGCGGACCCCGCGCGACGACCTGGACCGGCGGCTGCGCGAGGCCAACCCCGGCTGGGCCGCCCGCGCCGCGGAGTTCAACCCGGACGGGGACGCGGTGCTGACCGACGAGGAGGTGGCCGCGTTCCGGATCGTGGACTGCGCCGGCTGCGGCGGCGTCCTCAAACCGGACGTGATCTTCTTCGGCGAGAACGTCCCGCCCGACCGGGTGCGGACCTGCTACGACCTCACCGAACGGGCCGGGGTCCTGCTGGTGCTGGGCTCCTCGCTGACCGTGATGTCGGGGTACCGGTTCGTCCGGCACGCCGACCGGCACGCCGTTCCCGTCGCGATCGTCAACCAGGGCCCCACCCGGGGCGACGGCCACGCGACGGTCATCCTCGACGCCCCGCTCGGCGCGACCCTCACCGCGCTGGTCGCCCGGCTCACCAGCCGTTGA
- a CDS encoding nitroreductase family protein has product MTTLPLTPDELLTTTRAVRRRLDLDRPVPMELIRECLEIAIQAPSGSNAQGWQWVVLTDPQIKTKVAEYYRQAWDLYSGSRASADKLYADDPERAAVQRRVGASAAYLAEVMERVPVLLIPCLRVPGGELPKGNQAGLWGSLLPAVWNYMLAARARGLGTAWTSLHLQYEREVAELLGLPEDVRQGALVPTAYYTGDTFRPAPRQPLDGILHVNGW; this is encoded by the coding sequence ATGACGACTCTGCCGTTGACGCCCGACGAGCTGCTGACCACCACCCGTGCCGTGCGGCGGCGGCTGGACCTGGACCGGCCGGTGCCGATGGAGCTGATCCGCGAGTGCCTCGAGATCGCCATCCAGGCGCCCAGCGGGAGCAACGCCCAGGGCTGGCAGTGGGTGGTGCTGACCGATCCGCAGATCAAGACCAAGGTCGCCGAGTACTACCGGCAGGCGTGGGACCTCTACAGCGGCTCCCGGGCGTCGGCGGACAAGCTGTACGCCGACGACCCGGAGCGGGCGGCGGTGCAGCGGCGGGTGGGCGCCAGCGCCGCCTACCTCGCCGAGGTCATGGAACGGGTGCCGGTGCTGCTGATCCCCTGCCTGCGCGTTCCGGGAGGCGAGCTCCCGAAGGGCAACCAGGCCGGGCTGTGGGGGTCGCTGCTGCCCGCGGTGTGGAACTACATGCTGGCCGCCCGCGCCCGGGGCCTGGGCACCGCGTGGACCTCCCTGCACCTGCAGTACGAACGCGAGGTCGCCGAGCTGCTGGGGCTGCCGGAGGACGTGCGGCAGGGGGCGCTGGTCCCGACCGCGTACTACACCGGCGACACGTTCCGCCCCGCGCCGCGGCAGCCGCTGGACGGCATCCTGCACGTCAACGGCTGGTGA
- a CDS encoding VOC family protein has protein sequence MVEVTEHEPAAPSWVELASPDPPGAHSFYGALLGWRYYTIADGKLGDYDMFTMEDDTGPEVAGLSALADDTVPPAWTCYFNVTDILPAAKAVEAAGGRVLADPVDVAHLGRMAVCADVAGAGFGLWQPYTFPGTTRIAEPGALCWIELCCRDVEAARRFYGDVFGWKALDEEYGGLGYTVCLLGDRRIAGIIGFVGHRADDRVARWMPYFGVGDCDAATAHAAGMGARVRVPPTAIDPGRFSVLSDPTGADLGLAQLPAPAGQFSTSTP, from the coding sequence ATGGTCGAGGTCACGGAGCACGAACCCGCGGCGCCCAGCTGGGTGGAGCTGGCCAGCCCGGACCCGCCGGGGGCGCACTCGTTCTACGGCGCGTTGCTGGGGTGGCGGTACTACACGATCGCCGACGGCAAGCTCGGCGACTACGACATGTTCACGATGGAGGACGACACCGGTCCCGAGGTCGCCGGGCTGAGCGCGCTGGCCGACGACACGGTCCCGCCCGCCTGGACCTGCTACTTCAACGTGACCGACATCCTCCCGGCGGCCAAGGCGGTCGAGGCGGCCGGCGGCCGGGTGCTGGCAGACCCGGTGGACGTCGCGCATCTGGGGCGGATGGCGGTATGCGCCGACGTGGCGGGGGCCGGGTTCGGGCTCTGGCAGCCGTACACGTTCCCGGGCACGACCCGCATCGCCGAGCCGGGGGCGCTGTGCTGGATCGAGCTGTGCTGCCGGGACGTGGAGGCCGCCCGCCGGTTCTACGGCGACGTCTTCGGCTGGAAGGCCCTCGACGAGGAGTACGGCGGCCTCGGGTACACCGTGTGCCTGCTCGGCGATCGCCGTATCGCCGGGATCATCGGGTTCGTCGGGCACCGGGCGGACGACCGGGTGGCGCGGTGGATGCCCTACTTCGGCGTCGGCGACTGCGACGCGGCCACCGCGCACGCCGCCGGGATGGGCGCGCGGGTCCGGGTGCCGCCGACCGCCATCGACCCGGGCCGGTTCTCGGTGCTGTCCGACCCGACCGGCGCCGACCTGGGCCTGGCGCAGCTGCCGGCCCCCGCGGGTCAGTTCTCCACGTCCACCCCGTGA
- a CDS encoding DEDDh family exonuclease: protein MTRLSAPDDAPASPPYVHDWAIVDVETSGLRPAEHRVLSLAVLTLGPDGATREEFATLLDPGCDPGPVHIHGLTAERLRGSPTFDQVADRIAELLDGRVMVAHNAHFDYAFLAREFARAGARLPVRRRLCTLALNRRIGPPTPDLRLGTLAEHYGVRQRRAHDALDDARVLAGVLRGSLAGAAALGLDLPLVACPPKNGSSTAHPPPTRKVPCAFRCPGRMPQGGPLVQGMKVAFTGETRVPRDELAARAAEAGLNVMTTVSRFTSVLVTNDPGSGSAKARRAPAEGVPVIDEAAFLRLLDDVRPGVRHEEPAPASAPRPAAEPQRRSGASGGRLAGRRVLVLGGTHPEASAARARIAGLGGAAAVNLSAGVTDVVVLPGGERDRRIGRIAALKLPVHDPEWLQADDGGTPERPASRPAPLVLPMGGVIDLPVTAGATTWTISASWAQQADCEIDVVAFAVDEDGQVPGDENFVFYGAPDDPAAGVRLAIDGPTEQSITVDLAVPPPQIRRIAVAAAIDGAATFGDVGAIEITAGPGVSRALLAQATLDAATTERTLLLAEVYRRGPSWRLRALGQGYDFGLAELARRHGVDVEN from the coding sequence ATGACCCGGCTCTCCGCGCCCGACGACGCCCCCGCCTCCCCTCCCTACGTCCACGACTGGGCGATCGTGGACGTCGAGACCTCCGGCCTGCGGCCCGCCGAGCACCGCGTGCTGTCGCTGGCGGTCCTCACCCTGGGCCCGGACGGCGCGACGCGGGAGGAGTTCGCCACCCTGCTCGATCCGGGCTGCGATCCCGGCCCGGTGCACATCCACGGGCTGACCGCCGAACGGCTGCGCGGATCCCCGACGTTCGACCAGGTCGCGGACAGGATCGCGGAGCTGCTGGACGGGCGGGTGATGGTGGCGCACAACGCGCACTTCGACTACGCGTTCCTGGCCCGCGAGTTCGCCCGCGCCGGGGCGCGGCTGCCGGTGCGGCGGCGGCTGTGCACGCTGGCGCTCAACCGGCGGATCGGCCCGCCCACCCCCGACCTGCGGCTGGGCACGCTGGCCGAGCACTACGGGGTGCGGCAGCGGCGCGCCCACGACGCGCTCGACGACGCCCGGGTGCTCGCGGGGGTGCTGCGCGGGTCGCTGGCGGGGGCGGCGGCGCTGGGCCTGGACCTGCCGCTGGTGGCCTGCCCGCCCAAGAACGGGAGCTCCACCGCCCATCCCCCGCCGACGCGCAAGGTGCCGTGCGCGTTCCGCTGCCCGGGGCGGATGCCGCAGGGCGGTCCGCTCGTCCAGGGCATGAAGGTCGCGTTCACCGGGGAGACCCGGGTGCCGCGCGACGAACTGGCGGCGCGGGCGGCGGAGGCGGGGCTGAACGTGATGACCACCGTCAGCCGGTTCACCAGCGTGCTGGTCACCAACGATCCGGGGTCGGGGTCGGCCAAGGCGCGCCGTGCGCCGGCCGAGGGCGTGCCGGTGATCGACGAGGCCGCGTTCCTGCGGCTGCTGGACGACGTCCGGCCCGGGGTGCGGCACGAAGAGCCGGCCCCGGCGTCCGCGCCCCGCCCGGCGGCCGAGCCGCAGCGGCGTTCCGGGGCGTCTGGCGGCAGGCTGGCGGGACGGCGGGTGCTGGTCCTGGGCGGCACCCATCCGGAGGCGTCGGCGGCCCGCGCCCGGATCGCCGGGCTCGGCGGGGCCGCCGCGGTGAACCTGTCGGCCGGCGTCACCGACGTGGTCGTCCTGCCCGGCGGGGAACGGGACCGGCGGATCGGCCGGATCGCCGCGCTGAAGCTCCCGGTGCACGACCCGGAGTGGCTCCAGGCCGACGACGGCGGCACGCCCGAACGGCCGGCGTCACGGCCGGCGCCGCTGGTGCTGCCGATGGGCGGGGTGATCGACCTGCCCGTCACCGCCGGCGCGACGACCTGGACGATCAGCGCGAGCTGGGCGCAGCAGGCGGACTGCGAGATCGACGTGGTCGCCTTCGCGGTGGACGAGGACGGCCAGGTGCCGGGAGACGAGAACTTCGTGTTCTACGGCGCGCCGGACGATCCGGCGGCGGGGGTCCGGCTCGCGATCGACGGGCCCACCGAGCAGTCGATCACCGTGGACCTGGCCGTGCCGCCGCCGCAGATCCGCCGGATCGCGGTGGCCGCCGCGATCGACGGCGCGGCCACGTTCGGCGACGTGGGGGCGATCGAGATCACCGCCGGTCCCGGGGTGAGCCGGGCGCTGCTGGCGCAGGCCACCCTGGACGCCGCCACCACCGAGCGCACCCTGCTGCTGGCGGAGGTCTACCGGCGCGGCCCGTCCTGGCGGCTGCGCGCGCTCGGCCAGGGGTACGACTTCGGCCTGGCGGAACTGGCCCGCCGTCACGGGGTGGACGTGGAGAACTGA